The following are encoded in a window of Dermacentor silvarum isolate Dsil-2018 unplaced genomic scaffold, BIME_Dsil_1.4 Seq3, whole genome shotgun sequence genomic DNA:
- the LOC119434873 gene encoding uncharacterized protein LOC119434873, with amino-acid sequence MFKQKTRSRLSVNEASTMRSCEWLTNCVRGALFLAICSIVCVVSDPLCQETTPFHYDQPQLTCSDFTSADELESNVPDRLTNGKLELVLKDSQLAYIPQSVFQKVKPSTLVLSNVTVRSYRTPDSDTSVFAELRDTLEKLVFHKNSSLPDSWSLLKDNRLLSELLLFRMASLRLGQDFSELPPSVRDVAVVQSTISGVDARWLSSLDNLESLRIDKVDLEKFERTMLPRPASKLKYLTITGTDLSALPEDFGQDLPSLEKLNLRRNKFATIQEAALAPFKSRTVVVQLEGNPLECDCSILFLLGYPDSWQYPNCERPATLAKTPLRQLTPSSLGCTAASPVVKNEQIKTRARARARLRFVCRFSNMQSKSVTTAISS; translated from the exons ATGTTTAAACAGAAGACGCGCAGTCGGCTGTCGGTCAACGAAGCCTCCACAATGCGATCTTGTGAGTGGCTTACTAACTGCGTACGAGGGGCTTTGTTTCTCGCCATATGCTCCATCGTATGCGTCGTCAGCGACCCTTTGTGCCAAGAGACAACGCCGTTCCACTACGACCAGCCACAGCTGACCTGCTCGGACTTCACCAGCGCTGACGAACTAGAGAGCAACGTGCCTGATAGGCTGACCAATGGCAAGCTAGAACTTGTCCTCAAGGACAGTCAGCTTGCGTACATACCGCAGTCTGTCTTCCAAAAAGTTAAACCGTCAACGCTCGTTCTGAGCAATGTGACAGTGCGAAGCTACCGGACGCCCGATTCCGACACCTCTGTGTTTGCGGAGCTTCGAGACACACTGGAGAAGCTGGTCTTCCACAAGAACAGCAGTCTGCCGGACTCGTGGAGCTTGCTCAAGGACAACCGACTGCTCAGCGAGCTGCTACTCTTCAGGATGGCCTCGCTTCGACTGGGCCAGGACTTCAGCGAATTGCCGCCCAGTGTCAGGGACGTGGCCGTGGTCCAAAGCACGATCTCCGGTGTGGACGCCCGCTGGCTGTCTTCCTTGGACAACCTAGAGAGCCTCCGCATCGACAAGGTCGATTTGGAGAAGTTCGAAAGAACAATGCTTCCGAGACCCGCTTCCAAGCTGAAGTACCTCACGATAAC TGGTACAGACTTGTCGGCGCTACCCGAAGACTTCGGACAGGACCTGCCATCTCTGGAGAAGCTCAACCTGAGAAGGAACAAGTTCGCCACTATTCAAGAGGCCGCGTTAGCTCCTTTCAAGAGTCGCACAGTCGTCGTCCAACTCGAGG GGAATCCCCTGGAGTGCGACTGCAGTATTCTCTTCCTGCTCGGCTACCCGGACAGCTGGCAGTACCCCAACTGCGAGAGGCCAGCAACGCTGGCCAAGACGCCACTTCGCCAACTCACGCCGTCCAGCCTGGGTTGCACTGCCGCCTCGCCCGTCGTGAAGAATGAGCAAATAAAAACACGCGCGCGTGCGCGAGCACGTCTGCGTTTTGTCTGCCGTTTTTCCAACATGCAAAGCAAGTCAGTTACGACGGCAATATCA TCTTAA